A section of the Serratia liquefaciens ATCC 27592 genome encodes:
- the phoU gene encoding phosphate signaling complex protein PhoU, whose amino-acid sequence MDNLNLNKHISGQFNAELEHIRTQVLTMGGLVEQQLTDAITAMHNQDGELAKRVIEGDAKVNMMEVAIDEACVRIIAKRQPTASDLRLVMAIIKTISELERIGDVADKICRTALEKFSHQHQPLLVSLESLGRHTVQMLHDVLDAFARMDLDEAIRIYREDRKVDQEYEGIVRQLMTYMMEDTRTIPSVLTALFCARSIERIGDRCQNICEFIFYFVKGQDFRHIGGDALEKLLSSDGKDDKKE is encoded by the coding sequence ATGGATAACCTGAATTTAAATAAGCACATTTCCGGCCAGTTCAACGCAGAACTGGAGCATATCCGCACCCAGGTATTGACCATGGGCGGGCTGGTGGAACAGCAACTGACCGACGCTATCACCGCGATGCACAATCAGGACGGTGAATTGGCCAAGCGCGTGATTGAAGGCGACGCCAAGGTCAATATGATGGAAGTGGCGATTGACGAAGCCTGCGTGCGGATCATCGCCAAACGCCAGCCGACCGCCAGCGACCTGCGTCTGGTGATGGCGATCATCAAAACCATTTCCGAGCTGGAACGCATCGGCGACGTGGCGGACAAGATTTGCCGCACCGCGCTGGAGAAATTCTCGCACCAGCATCAGCCACTGCTGGTCAGCCTGGAGTCGCTTGGTCGCCATACCGTGCAGATGCTGCACGACGTGCTGGACGCCTTCGCGCGCATGGATTTGGATGAAGCTATCCGCATTTACCGCGAAGACCGGAAGGTCGATCAGGAATATGAGGGCATCGTACGCCAGTTGATGACCTACATGATGGAAGATACGCGTACCATCCCAAGCGTGCTGACCGCGTTATTCTGTGCCCGTTCGATCGAGCGTATCGGTGACCGCTGCCAGAACATTTGCGAATTTATCTTCTATTTCGTCAAAGGTCAGGACTTCCGTCATATCGGTGGCGACGCGCTGGAAAAGCTGCTGTCATCCGACGGAAAAGACGATAAAAAAGAGTAA